One genomic segment of Arachis duranensis cultivar V14167 chromosome 4, aradu.V14167.gnm2.J7QH, whole genome shotgun sequence includes these proteins:
- the LOC107482663 gene encoding uncharacterized protein LOC107482663, with the protein MAEKVENHSHRTLWWCNLMLNWRVGLLTAFVFVGMVVVWSFDGCTVRNIIEAWRYHQDSLSLRSHSHENSTFIPQFSFNQKNQTNVSNFDSYDNHVNITHSVSVELVCARNFSCVSEKLDKNGSSETPVVNQVQLGHYSSWISSELEPNLTSNLLARWLAPGGEPCRDSKTVGISVPGLDGGKNVIELSAGDVHEFVFRALDDSGNPRCLGGDYFETDLSGESWKSRPLVKDFNNGSYTISLQVHPDFKGLYNLTIILLYRHFEGLKFTPWRFFYDRVVLKVAIRFYNSSSQLPELETCKASDFDRDVWCGRWTRLGKNDDCQISNDGRYRCLAPNFPCKAPWCDGSLGILESNGWVYSAHCSFKMYSSKSAWNCIQNRWIFFWGDSNHVDTIRNMLNFVLDLPEIHAVPRRFDMNFSNPKDPSQKVRITSIFNGHWNETQNYLGLDSLRDEGFRRLVRKYFSEDTIPDTVILNSGLHDGVHWRNIRAFSAGADYAASFWADVVNKVSHRGLVPPRLFYRSTVATGGYARSLAFNPNKMEVFNGVFLEKLKEAGIVTGVIDNFDMTYPWHFDNRCNDGVHYGRAPLKMKWRDGQMGHLYFVDLVLVHVLLNAICAR; encoded by the coding sequence ATGGCGGAGAAAGTGGAGAATCATAGTCATAGAACACTGTGGTGGTGCAATCTAATGCTGAATTGGCGGGTTGGTTTGCTCActgcttttgtttttgttggaaTGGTTGTGGTTTGGAGTTTTGATGGCTGCACTGTTAGGAACATCATTGAAGCTTGGAGGTACCATCAAGATTCTCTCTCTCTAAGGTCTCATTCCCATGAAAACTCCACTTTTATCCCCCAATTTAGTTTCAATCAAAAGAACCAAACCAATGTTAGCAACTTTGATTCCTATGATAATCATGTTAACATTACACACTCTGTGTCAGTGGAACTAGTTTGTGCTAGGAACTTTAGCTGTGTAtctgaaaagcttgataaaaatGGAAGTTCTGAAACCCCAGTGGTGAACCAAGTTCAATTAGGGCATTATTCAAGTTGGATTTCAAGTGAATTGGAGCCAAATTTGACTTCAAATCTTTTAGCTAGATGGTTAGCCCCTGGAGGGGAACCTTGTAGAGATTCTAAGACGGTGGGGATTTCGGTTCCTGGTTTGGATGGTGGGAAGAATGTGATAGAGCTATCAGCTGGAGATGTGCATGAATTCGTTTTTCGAGCATTGGATGATTCTGGGAACCCTCGCTGTTTAGGTGGGGATTACTTTGAGACTGATCTTTCAGGGGAATCATGGAAATCTAGGCCTTTGGTGAAGGATTTCAACAATGGTTCTTATACAATTTCACTTCAGGTTCATCCAGATTTCAAAGGGCTTTACAATCTCACTATAATTCTGCTTTATAGACACTTTGAAGGTCTGAAATTCACTCCATGGAGATTTTTCTATGACCGTGTGGTTCTCAAAGTTGCAATTAGATTCTACAACAGCAGTTCTCAGTTACCAGAACTAGAGACTTGCAAAGCTTCCGATTTTGATAGGGATGTTTGGTGTGGAAGGTGGACAAGGCTTGGCAAGAATGATGATTGCCAAATCAGTAATGATGGTAGATATAGATGCTTAGCACCGAATTTTCCATGCAAAGCTCCATGGTGTGATGGTTCATTGGGGATCCTAGAGAGCAATGGTTGGGTTTACTCAGCACACTGTTCATTCAAGATGTATTCATCCAAGTCTGCTTGGAATTGCATACAGAATCGGTGGATTTTCTTCTGGGGTGATTCAAATCATGTTGACACGATAAGAAATATGCTCAATTTCGTTCTGGATTTGCCTGAAATACATGCTGTCCCTAGAAGATTTGATATGAATTTTTCGAACCCAAAAGATCCATCTCAAAAAGTTAGGATTACAAGCATTTTCAATGGTCACTGGAATGAAACACAGAACTATCTTGGATTGGATTCTCTAAGGGATGAAGGATTTCGAAGATTGGTGAGGAAGTACTTCTCAGAAGACACAATCCCAGACACTGTGATCCTCAACTCTGGCTTGCACGATGGCGTCCACTGGCGTAACATCAGAGCATTTTCTGCTGGTGCAGACTATGCAGCATCATTCTGGGCTGATGTTGTAAACAAAGTGAGCCATCGGGGGCTGGTGCCGCCGAGGCTCTTTTACCGGAGCACAGTGGCAACTGGCGGATATGCAAGATCACTAGCATTCAATCCTAACAAGATGGAGGTGTTCAACGGGGTATTCCTAGAGAAATTGAAAGAAGCAGGCATTGTAACCGGCGTGATTGATAACTTTGATATGACATATCCATGGCATTTTGATAATCGTTGCAACGATGGAGTTCACTATGGAAGGGCTCCTTTGAAGATGAAATGGCGAGATGGTCAAATGGGTCATCTGTATTTTGTAGACCTCGTGTTAGTTCATGTTCTGCTCAATGCAATATGTGCAAGGTAG
- the LOC107482553 gene encoding protein FAR1-RELATED SEQUENCE 5-like codes for MGGQDVADEFLGEYEDVATLDVDDIKRMRWDSVDAAYEFYRRLGMCHGFGVRKGDSGKDCRGNLIRYRFFCNKEGLRDGRHNDRVDRRRAHKPETRTNCEAKLSIYFDKIERCWKVRKVATEHNHDLTPASMVHLIANHREMTDAAKAQIDGLHASGIATSKIVGYMAGMAGGYSLLGFLKKDVYNYADRTRRANISDGDANAAVVYLEGKAGSDPMSVARYSVTKDARLANLIWANGASRVDYQHFGDVLAFDSTYKKNKYKKPLVIFLGSNNHKQTTIFGFGLLFDESVSSYKWMLENLLEVMCMKKPFVVVTDGDKAIIKAVRSVLPDSTHRLCAWHIEKNVTSNVKDAVLRSSFRRWLYVDMEIEEFEMEWERAVAEYDLYDKEWATQMYERRMMWANAYLQGKFCASFRTTSRCEGVNAFVKKFSKTTHTILELVQNLELVVREYRNKDYYSTSTQ; via the coding sequence ATGGGTGGTCAGGATGTTGCAGACGAGTTTTTGGGTGAATATGAAGATGTCGCGACATTAGATGTGGATGACATAAAGCGGATGCGGTGGGATAGTGTTGACGCTGCTTATGAGTTTTACAGGAGGCTGGGAATGTGTCATGGATTCGGCGTCAGGAAGGGTGATTCAGGCAAAGACTGTAGAGGAAATCTGATTAGATATAGGTTTTTTTGTAACAAGGAAGGGTTGAGGGATGGGAGACACAACGACCGAGTTGATAGACGGAGGGCACACAAACCTGAGACACGAACCAATTGTGAGGCTAAGCTCTCCATATACTTTGATAAGATTGAGCGTTGTTGGAAGGTGCGAAAAGTTGCGACAGAACATAATCACGACTTGACGCCCGCATCAATGGTCCATCTGATAGCCAACCATCGTGAAATGACCGATGCAGCAAAGGCTCAGATTGATGGGTTGCATGCTAGTGGCATTGCGACATCGAAGATTGTTGGATACATGGCCGGAATGGCTGGTGGGTACTCGTTGTTGGGTTTCTTGAAGAAGGATGTGTACAACTACGCCGACAGAACCCGGCGCGCTAACATATCAGATGGCGATGCGAATGCGGCTGTTGTTTATCTGGAGGGAAAGGCTGGTTCGGATCCCATGTCAGTTGCTAGATATAGTGTAACAAAAGACGCAAGGCTGGCAAATTTAATTTGGGCCAATGGAGCTAGTAGAGTTGATTATCAACATTTTGGAGATGTGCTGGCCTTCGACTCGACATATAAGAAAAACAAGTACAAAAAACCTCTTGTGATTTTTTTAGGGTCAAACAACCACAAGCAGACCACAATTTTTGGGTTTGGTCTATTATTTGACGAGAGTGTCAGTTCTTACAAGTGGATGTTAGAAAATCTGCTTGAGGTGATGTGCATGAAGAAACCGTTTGTGGTTGTGACTGACGGGGATAAGGCGATCATAAAGGCAGTTCGATCTGTTCTTCCTGATTCGACACACCGACTGTGTGCCTGGCATATTGAGAAGAATGTTACCTCAAACGTGAAAGATGCAGTTTTACGTAGCTCTTTTAGAAGATGGTTGTATGTTGACATGGAAATAGAGGAGTTCGAGATGGAATGGGAGCGTGCGGTTGCTGAGTATGACCTATATGACAAGGAGTGGGCCACCCAAATGTATGAGAGGAGGATGATGTGGGCAAATGCATATCTGCAAGGCAAGTTTTGCGCCAGTTTCCGGACAACGTCTCGATGTGAAGGGGTTAATGCCTTTGTAAAAAAGTTCTCGAAGACAACGCACACTATACTTGAGTTGGTTCAGAATTTGGAATTGGTGGTCCGGGAGTACCGAAACAAAGATTACTACTCCACTTCAACTCAATGA
- the LOC107482662 gene encoding uncharacterized protein LOC107482662, producing MAFSWPAALRISLFLLLIAAVVTACFTLPIEKMMKDFLLWVERDLGPWGPVVLAVAYIPLTVLAVPASVLTLGGGYLFGLPIGFIADSIGATVGAGAAFLLGRTIGRSFVVSKLKDYPQFRSVAIAIQRSGFKIVLLLRLVPLLPFNMLNYLLSVTPVSLGEYMLASWLGMMPITLALVYVGTTLKDLSDVTHGWGEFSKTRWAFIICGLLISVVLMICVTRVAKAALDKALAENEEIDGIAASPVLPVVAEPSTDLNQPLIIKVEDSAEDDHEK from the exons ATGGCCTTCTCATGGCCCGCCGCCCTCCGTATCtccctcttcctcctcctcatcgcCGCCGTTGTCACCGCCTGCTTCACTCTCCCCATCGAAAAG ATGATGAAGGACTTTTTGCTATGGGTTGAGCGTGATCTTGGGCCCTGGGGACCTGTTGTACT GGCTGTTGCTTACATTCCTTTGACAGTCTTGGCAGTTCCAGCTTCAGTGCTCACT CTTGGCGGTGGATATCTTTTTGGGCTTCCAATAGGCTTTATTGCTGACTCTATCGGTGCAACTGTGGGTGCAGGAGCTGCGTTCCTTCTTGGTAGAACA ATTGGGAGATCATTTGTTGTTTCTAAGTTGAAGGATTATCCACAGTTCAGATCAGTGGCAATTGCAATTCAGAGATCTGGCTTTAAG ATTGTATTGCTACTTAGGCTTGTTCCTTTGCTGCCATTTAATATGCTGAATTATCTCCTGTCGGTGACTCCTGTTTCATTAGGGGAGTACATGCTGGCTTCCTGGCTAGGAATGATG CCTATAACACTGGCACTAGTCTATGTTGGAACAACTTTGAAAGATCTTTCTGACGTGACACATGGATGGGGTGAATTCTCCAAGACCCGTTGG GCTTTTATCATTTGTGGCCTCCTGATATCCG TGGTTCTGATGATATGTGTTACTAGAGTTGCCAAGGCTGCTTTAGACAAAGCCTTAGCCGAAAATGAAGAGATTGATGGCATCGCAGCCTCGCCGGTATTACCAGTTGTAGCTGAACCATCCACAGATCTCAACCAACCTCTGATAATTAAGGTAGAAGATTCTGCAGAAGACGACCATGAAAAGTAA
- the LOC107482660 gene encoding uncharacterized protein LOC107482660, whose translation MFSLFYGLWKYLFSKMELHVLILGIDKAGKTTLLERMKSVYSNIESLPHDRIVPTVGLNIGRIEVANRKLVFWDLGGQPGLRSIWEKYYEEAHAVVFVVDAACPSKFEDAKSALEKVLRHEDLQGAPLLILANKQDLPQAVSADELARCLDLKKLEERVHMFEAVSAYDGIGIRESAEWLVEVMEKSKRTEMLRARAGAMGQGPA comes from the exons ATGTTTTCACTGTTTTATGGTCTTTGGAAGTATCTGTTCAGTAAGATGGAGCTTCACGTACTCATTCTGGGGATTGACAAGGCTGGGAAAACA ACTTTGCTGGAGAGGATGAAGTCAGTGTACTCAAACATAGAAAGCCTTCCTCATGATCGAATCGTTCCAACTGTGGGGTTGAATATCGGTCGTATTGAAGTTGCAAATAGGAAACTTGTGTTCTGGGACTTGGGAGGTCAG CCTGGTCTTCGCTCAATCTGGGAGAAATATTATGAAGAGGCGCATGCTGTGGTCTTTGTTGTAGATGCTGCCTGTCCCTCAAAATTTGAAGATGCTAAGTCTGCACTTG AGAAGGTGCTTCGGCACGAGGATCTACAGGGAGCCCCCCTTTTGATATTAGCTAACAAACAG GATCTTCCGCAAGCAGTATCGGCCGACGAACTTGCACGTTGTCTAGATTTAAAGAAGCTGGAAGAAAGAGTTCACATGTTTGAAGCTGTGTCAGCCTATGATGG GATTGGAATTAGGGAAAGTGCGGAATGGTTGGTTgaagtgatggagaagagtaaGAGGACCGAAATGTTGAGAGCGCGGGCAGGTGCAATGGGTCAGGGTCCTGCCTAA
- the LOC107482597 gene encoding uncharacterized protein LOC107482597, which translates to MTKKDLVSFMGKVRGFSLRSLGGCFDSCCDRTQGYGLGTRIWNLSDRPVELQIRVGSILKKVHTLKPGSSKRVESKRIYKAYMPGRSGGNGGGLKSLLYYYDETSHPYIWIHDIGGDSMRMVKQQYISLEDLRESSEIRVFRDQQKGFISVRKQNRPDFC; encoded by the coding sequence ATGACCAAGAAGGACTTAGTGTCCTTCATGGGGAAAGTGAGAGGTTTCAGCCTTCGATCTCTCGGTGGTTGCTTCGATAGCTGCTGCGACCGGACTCAAGGCTATGGATTGGGGACAAGGATATGGAATTTAAGTGACCGGCCGGTGGAGCTGCAAATAAGGGTGGGATCAATATTGAAGAAGGTTCACACTTTGAAGCCGGGTTCATCAAAGAGGGTGGAAAGTAAGCGAATATATAAGGCTTATATGCCGGGTAGGAGTGGCGGCAATGGAGGTGGATTGAAGAGCTTGCTCTATTACTATGATGAAACTTCCCACCCTTATATTTGGATTCATGACATAGGTGGTGATTCCATGAGGATGGTTAAGCAGCAGTATATTAGCCTTGAGGATTTGAGAGAATCTtctgagatcagagtcttcaggGATCAGCAAAAGGGTTTCATATCGGTTCGAAAGCAAAACCGGCCAGATTTCTGCTGA
- the LOC107482552 gene encoding heavy metal-associated isoprenylated plant protein 33 (The sequence of the model RefSeq protein was modified relative to this genomic sequence to represent the inferred CDS: added 19 bases not found in genome assembly), which produces MSSKEEFLKIQKCVLKVNIHCDGCKQKVKKILQKIDGVFTTEIDSEQGKVTVSGNVDPNVLIKKLAKSGKHAELWGAPKPNNNNNNNHNNQNHLANQMKNMQIEHNGKGGGGGGGGGGGNNKGQKAGNNQPKGGGGGQNPQQQLQQQLQQLQQMKGFQDLKLPQFKDMQMMAPNQNPKNNNNNNNNMKQVKFSLPPEEDDLSDDELDEFDDDDDFDDEFDDEMDDPHHPLNKMKLPMGNGATHNMMLNGIMNAQKGGGGGGGNGGGNGKKGGGGGGGGGGGGLPGRGGEWRVLPVGLRTVWAGRGFLVPTTTSSDMWHLHLTTQPPPDTSSRQPVGNWSQGSIRSLMLMVEDKNNGGKNGGPMQNGNNGGGNKNGNNGHHGGGGGGNPNNGNGGKKGNSMMGEGGNGGGGGGGGGTTNNTWLQ; this is translated from the exons TTTTGAAGATACAG AAATGTGTTCTTAAAGTGAACATACACTGTGATGGGTGCAAGCaaaaagtcaagaaaatccTCCAGAAGATTGATG GGGTGTTTACGACTGAGATAGATTCAGAGCAAGGGAAGGTCACGGTTTCAGGGAACGTGGATCCAAACGTTCTCATCAAGAAGCTTGCAAAATCAGGCAAACATGCAGAGCTTTGGGGTGCTCctaaacccaacaacaacaacaacaacaaccataATAATCAGAACCACCTTGCTAACCAGATGAAGAACATGCAAATTGAGCACAATGGCAAAGGTGGTGGTGGCGGCGGCGGCGGTGGCGGTGGTAACAACAAGGGTCAGAAGGCTGggaataaccaacccaaaggtggtggtggtgggcaGAATCCACAGCAACAGCTGCAGCAGCAGTTGCAGCAGCTTCAGCAGATGAAAGGGTTTCAAGATCTGAAGCTTCCTCAATTCAAGGACATGCAAATGATGGCCCCAAATCAGAACcccaagaacaacaacaacaacaacaacaacatgaaGCAAGTGAAGTTCAGTTTGCCTCCTGAGGAGGATGATTTGTCTGATGACGAGTTGGAtgagtttgatgatgatgatgactttgATGACGAATTTGATGATGAGATGGATGATCCTCACCACCCATTGAACAAGATGAAGCTCCCTATGGGAAATGGTGCTACTCATAATATGATGTTGAATGGCATCATGAATGCTCAGAAGGGTGGTGGCGGCGGCGGCGGAAATGGAGGAGGCAACGGCAAGAAAGGCGGCggtggcggtggcggtggcGGTGGTGGAGGTTTGCCGGGGAGGGGTGGTGAGTGGAGGGTGTTGCCGGTGGGGCTAAGAACAGTTTGGGCAGGCAGGGGATTTTTAGTTCCTACAACAACTTCTAGTGACATGTGGCACCTGCATTTGACAACTCAGCCTCCACCTGACACGTCATCCAGACAACCTGTTGGCAACTGGTCACAGGGGTCGATACGTTCACTAATGTTGATGGTTGAGGACAAAAACAATGGTGGCAAGAATGGAGGTCCTATGCAAAATGGAAACAATGGAGGTGGAAACAAGAATGGTAACAATGGGCACCACGGCGGCGGTGGTGGCGGCAATCCAAACAATGGCAATGGGGGCAAAAAGGGTAATTCAATGATGGGTGAAGGTGgtaatggtggtggtggtggtggtggtggtggtacaACCAACAATACATGGCTGCAATGA